The proteins below come from a single Zea mays cultivar B73 chromosome 8, Zm-B73-REFERENCE-NAM-5.0, whole genome shotgun sequence genomic window:
- the LOC100281485 gene encoding Asparagine--tRNA ligase, cytoplasmic 1 has product MAADAAAAAMSATSLCDDLEPATVRTRIRDVLAAGAARAGDRVVVGGWVRTGREQGKGSFAFLELSDGSCAATLQAIVDAAVHPLARLTATGTSVLVEGVIKEPPEGTKQNVELKVSRVLEVGEVDAAVYPLPKGKVKLTLEKLRDVVHLRSRTNTIGAVARIRHQLAYASHRFFDENGFLYVHTPIITTSDCEGAGEMFQVTTLFSQAEKTEKELRENPKPSDSEIEAAKVLVKEKGDVVAQLKAAKASKQEISTAVDELNRAKEIVSKLEERFKLKPGIPRKDDGSIAFENDFFKRQAFLTVSGQLQVETYACALSSVYTFGPTFRAENSHTSRHLAEFWMVEPEIAFANLQDDMNCAEKYVQYLCKWLLDHCQEDMEFMVKNYDKSAIERLELVSSTPFVRISYTKAVELLKNVTDKKFDNKVEWGIDLASEHERYLTEDIFKKPVIVYNYPKGIKAFYMRLNDDDKTVAAMDVLVPKVGELIGGSQREERLDVLKQRILDAGLPLEPYEWYLDLRRFGSVKHSGFGLGFERMILFATGMENIRDVIPFPRYPGRADL; this is encoded by the exons ATGGCTGCGGACGCCGCCGCTGCGGCGATGTCCGCGACTTCCCTCTGCGACGATCTCGAGCCCGCCACCGTGCGCACCCGCATCCGCGATGTCCTGGCCGCAGGTGCCGCGCGTGCCGGGGACCGCGTCGTGGTCGGTGGGTGGGTCCGGACGGGCCGGGAGCAGGGGAAGGGCTCTTTCGCCTTCCTGGAGCTCAGCGACGGGTCCTGCGCTGCCACGCTTCAGGCCATCGTTGACGCCGCCGTGCACCCGCTAGCGCGCCTCACCGCCACCGGCACCTCCGTCCTCGTCGAGGGCGTGATCAAGGAGCCGCCCGAGGGGACCAAGCAGAACGTCGAGCTGAAGGTCAGCCGCGTGCTTGAGGTCGGCGAGGTCGATGCCGCCGTCTACCCGCTGCCCAAGGGCAAGGTCAAACTCACGCTCGAGAAGCTCAGGGACGTCGTTCATCTCCGTTCGCGCACCAACACG ATTGGAGCGGTTGCTAGGATTAGGCACCAGTTAGCCTATGCATCACACAGGTTCTTTGATGAGAATGGATTTCTCTATGTACATACACCAATAATAACTACGAGTGACTGTGAAGGTGCTGGTGAGATGTTTCAAGTGACAACTTTATTTAGCCAGGCTGAGAAAACTGAGAAGGAATTGAGAGAGAACCCAAAACCTTCTGATTCTGAAATTGAGGCAGCTAAAGTTCTTGTCAAGGAAAAAGGTGATGTGGTCGCACAGCTTAAAGCTGCAAAAGCCAGCAAACAAGAGATATCAACTGCTGTCGATGAGCTTAATAGGGCAAAGGAAATTGTTTCAAAACTGGAGGAGAGGTTCAAGTTAAAGCCTGGGATTCCACGCAAGGATGATGGTTCAATAGCTTTTGAAAATGACTTCTTCAAACGTCAAGCTTTTTTGACAGTGTCTGGACAGCTTCAGGTTGAGACATATGCATGTGCTCTTAGTAGCGTTTATACCTTTGGACCAACATTCCGGGCAGAGAACTCACATACGTCACGACATTTGGCAGAGTTTTGGATGGTTGAACCGGAAATCGCATTTGCAAACTTGCAG GATGACATGAACTGTGCAGAAAAATATGTACAGTACCTTTGCAAGTGGCTGCTTGACCATTGCCAGGAAGATATGGAGTTTATGGTGAAAAATTATGATAAGAGTGCAATTGAACGCCTGGAGCTTGTTTCGTCAACTCCTTTTGTGCGGATTTCATACACAAAGGCTGTGGAGCTCTTGAAAAATGTTACCGACAAGAAGTTTGACAACAAAGTTGAATGGGGAATTGATTTAGCCTCTGAGCATGAAAG GTATTTAACAGAGGATATATTTAAGAAGCCAGTTATTGTCTATAACTATCCGAAAGGAATAAAGGCATTTTATATGAGACTCAATGATGATGACAAGACGGTGGCTGCAATGGATGTTCTTGTGCCTAAG GTTGGTGAATTGATTGGTGGAAGCCAAAGGGAGGAACGGTTAGATGTTCTGAAACAGAG GATACTTGATGCTGGCCTGCCTTTGGAACCCTATGAATGGTACTTGGACCTCCGTCGCTTTGGATCTGTAAAGCACAGTGGTTTTGGGTTGGGTTTTGAAAGGATGATTCTATTTGCAACCGGAATGGAGAACATCAGAGATGTTATACCCTTCCCAAGGTACCCAGGAAGGGCTGATCTGTGA